TTTTTCTCTAGCTTCACCTCAACCATACGGTCAAGGTTATGCACCGATGCATACAGGTTGACTGGCGGATTAATCAGCAGAGTGCGCTTGAAGTTAAACAATTGTTTACGCTGATCTAATTTATCCACAAAGGCGGCTTCTAGTGCGCCAAGACTATAGCCGGTCAAGTAGTAGTCGGTGACGGGTAAATCTTCTTGTTGCCACTGAATATGCTGCATTACCCGATAAATATCTTTGGCGTCTAAAGGGGTGAAGCCAGGAGTGGCATATTCTGCAGCGCTAGCAATAAAGTCATAGCTAGTAGGTGATGAAATTTGTACCACATGGAAGCCAGCGCCATAGAACAGCATTTTTAAATATTCCATGGAGGTGGCACTAAAGTGTGCCCCGGTCCCTGCAATAACAAAAATCAGTGGTGCTGGATGGTCTTGTTTGGCTAGTCGATAGGTAAAGTTCTTCACAGGCCAAAAGTTTTTCGGCAGCTTGTTTTCTCGTTCAGGCTGCAAGCGGAGGGTGTAATCTTTTTGCTTAATCGACACGTAATCAGGCAATTCTGGCATTAGCTGGGTCGGTGTCCCGGCAATGGTGGCGCTAAACGGATTCATCAGCGGAAAGCCATAGCTTTGCGCATCTAATTCTTTAACTGCCGCGCATAGCGACAAGCTAGTTAAGCTGAGAACTAGGCTCAAGCAGATAGAAAGCAATTGGGGCATAACATTCCCTGATTAAGAGTCATTAAAACGTGGCTAAGCATAAGGTGCATGCAGGGTAAAACCAAGTGGCCAGCGGGGATTTTCTGAGCATAAAAGTGGTTAAGAGTTCAAAAAAATGGCGCTCTGAAAAGAGCGCCATGATTGTTCGACTGTTGCTTACATCACCCGTTGACCAGGAATTGCACCAGCATCTGGGCTAAGTAGGTAAATTTCTTTACCACCAGGGCCGGCTGCTAACACCATACCTTCCGATACCCCAAACTTCATTTTACGTGGTGCAAGGTTAGCCACATACAGCGTGAGGCGGCCTTCAAGGGCTTTAGGGTCAGGGTAGGCACTTTTGATACCAGAGAATACATTGCGCTTAACGCCGCCTAAATCCAGTGTCAGTTGCAGTAGCTTATCAGCGCCTTCGACAAAATCAGCACGCTCAATTAGGGCAATTCGCAAGTCCACCGCGGCAAAAGCATCAAAGTTGATTTCTGCAGCTAACGGCTCTTTTTCTAGCTCACCGTTACCAGCGACTTGTAGATCAATATCGGTGCTGGTTTCGAGTAAGTCTTCTTTAGAAGACTGAATTAAGGCATCAATATCTTTTTGTTCCATACGAGTTAACAGCGGCTTAAATGGATTGAGCTGATGGTTAACCAAGGTGGTTGAGTAATCATTCCAGCTTAAGGGGGCTACGTTTAAGAAAATTTCAGCGTCGCTGGCCAATTGCGGCAGTACCGGTTTTAGCAGAATAATCAGCTGGCGGAATAGGTTAATTCCCAGTGAGCAAATCGCCTGCACTTCATCCTGTTTGCCTTCTTGCTTATTAAGTGCCCAAGGTGCTTTGTCTGCAATATAGGCGTTGGCCTGGTCAGCCAGTGCCATAATTTCCCGCATGGCTTTAGAAAAATCACGGGCTTCATAGCAAGCTGCTACTGAATCAGCTGCTTTGGCAAAATTGGCACTGAGTTCAGGCTGATCGGCGCCAAGTGATAGAACGCCTTGATTGCCTTTGTGGATAAAGCCGGCACAACGGCTGGCAATATTGACTACCTTGCCGACCAAGTCGGAGTTAACTTTTTGAATAAAGTCTTCAAGATTTAAGTCTAGATCTTCCACGCCGCGGGTTAGTTTAGAGGCATAGTAGTAGCGTAAATACTCAGGTTGTAAGTGTTTAAGGTAAGTGCGTGCCTTGATAAAAGTACCGCGGGATTTAGACATTTTAGCGCCGTTCACGGTTAGGTAGCCGTGTACGTTAATTGCGGTTGGTTTACGGTATCCAGCACCTTCAAGCATCGCTGGCCAAAATAAAGCGTGGAAGTTAACAATGTCTTTACCGATAAAGTGGTACAGCTCAGCGGTTGAATCTGGATTCCAGTAGCTATCAAAGTCTAGGCTTGGCGTGCGAGCGCACAGGTTTTTAAAGCTGGCCATATAGCCAATGGGGGCATCTAACCAGACATAGAAAAACTTATTTGGCGCACCTGGAATTTCAAAGCCAAAATACGGAGCATCGCGAGAAATATCCCACTCCTGTAGGCCACTATCTAGCCACTCGGCTAATTTGTTAGCTACTGAGTCTTGCAATGTGCCACTGCGGGTCCAACTTTTTAGCATGGCTTCAAAGTCAGGCAGCTTAAAGAAAAAGTGCTCAGAGTCTTTTAGTACCGGGGTGGCGCCAGAAATAGCTGAATACGGATCTTTTAAGTCAGTGGGGTGGTAAGTGGCGCCACATTTTTCACAGTTATCCCCGTACTGATCGGGAGTCGCACATTTAGGGCAAGTACCTTTAATAAAGCGGTCAGCCAAAAACATGCCCTTATCGGGATCAAAATACTGGGTGACATTACGGCTGGCAATATGGCCATTGGCTTTTAGCTTGCCGTAAATGAGCTCGGACAGCTCTTTGTTTTCAGGGCTGTGAGTGGTGTAGAAATTATCAAACTTAATTAAAAAGTCAGAAAAATCGGCTTCATGCTCGGCATGCATAGCATCGATCAGTTGTTGTGGGGTAATGCCTTCTTTTTCTGCCCGCAACATAATCGCAGAGCCATGGGCGTCATCGGCGCAAATATACATGCACTCGTGACCACGCATTTTCTGGAAACGAACCCAGATGTCAGTTTGGATATATTCCAACATGTGACCGAGGTGAATCGAACCGTTGGCGTAAGGCAGGGCACTAGTAACAAGGATTTTGCGAGTTTCGCTCATAGCTTATCTTCAATAAAAACGGTGAATGGAAACGAGTCACTATATAGTTAACCGGTGGTTTTTGCATCTTTGTCGAGCACCCTGCCGTGAGAGGCTTGGCTTAAATGCCAGACTTAACAGCTAATCAAGTTTGTACAATAGCAGGCAGCTTACTGGGTTATTTGCGTTACCATAGAGCCAGTGTATTTTACCAATGAGAGGTGCTTATGAGTATTACGCGTGAACAGATCGAGCAAGCGCTTAGTCAGCTGACTGACCCTAATACCGGGCTAGATCCAATCACTAGCGGCAGTGTTAAGCAAATTGAGCTCCAGGGAGCAAGGGTAAACGTTGAGATTGAGCTTAACTACGCGGCTGATTTGTTTCGTCCCGGTTGGGCGCAAATGCTGCAAATGAGTTTAGAGGCAGTTGATGGTGTGGAGCAGGCAGAGGTTAGCGTCAACTCAGTGATTCCACGTTTTCAGGCGGCGAAAGAAAATCCTGCGTTAGCTTCGGTAAAAAATATTATTGCTGTGGCTTCTGGTAAAGGTGGTGTGGGGAAATCAACGACTGCAGCTAACTTGGCGTTAGCTTTAGCCCGTGAAGGGGCTAAGGTTGGTATCTTAGATGCCGATATTTATGGGCCAAGCTTAGGTTTAATGTTTGGGGTAAAGCCCAATACTCGACCAGAAACCATTGAGCAGAAGTTTTTTGTGCCCATTACCGCCCATGGCGTAAAAGTTATGTCGATGGCATTTTTAACTACCGATGACACGCCTATGGTATGGCGAGGGCCAATGGCCTCAGGCGCATTACTGCAGCTAATTACTCAAACAGCGTGGGGTGAGCTGGATTATTTAGTGGTGGATATGCCACCGGGTACCGGAGATATTCAGTTGACCTTAGCGCAACAGGTGCCAGTAGCCGGTGCAGTGATTGTCACTACGCCGCAAGATATTGCCTTAATTGATGCCCGTAAAGGGATTGAAATGTTTGCTAAGGTCAATATTCCAGTACTGGGTGTGGTAGAAAATATGGCCATGCATGTGTGCTCTAACTGTGGGCATATTGAGCATTTATTTGGCGAGGGGGGCGGAGTTAAGCTGGCCGAAGGGTATAACGTTGAATTGCTGGCCTCGTTACCTTTATCTGCAGCGATTCGTTTGCAAGGCGATGCAGGGCAACCGATTGCTGGCGCTGATAGCGAAAGCCAAATCGCCATGATTTATCAGCAATTAGCACGCCGAGTTGGCGCAGAAGTGGCGCGTAAAGAGATTAAGTTTCCCGAAATTACTATTGCTTAAGCAAATTTTAGGCAAGAAAAAACCCGCTAAAAAGCGGGTTTTTTCACAGCTATCGAATTAAGCGATAACTTGTACTTCTTCAGCTTGCATGCCTTTTTGGCCGCGCGCTGCAACGAAAGAAACCTGTTGGCCTTCTTTCAGAGTTTTGAAACCATCCGCTTGAATAGCGCGGAAGTGAACGAATAAATCTTCACCACTTTCTGGAGTGATAAAGCCGAAACCTTTCTCATCGTTAAACCATTTTACAACGCCAGTTTGACGGTTAGACATCTTATGTCTCCTTGTTACAAGTAAATTTAAGCTTGGGCTCTTGCCCTAAAGTTACTGAGCGCAAGGAGTTACAAGAGTCGTTGCAATGGTTAGTTTTATATCTAAGCATTTTTGATTCACGTTACACATGCAGCAGCAGTGGTGCCTACTCTACCTGTTTTTCGCAGTTGTGCCACTCTTATTTTCGATTAAATGCGCTTTTTCATACTTTTTGATTATTTTTCACTGCTTTCATAAACTTTTAAAGAAACCTAGATATGAAGCCTAAGGCTTAGTTAGTGCGGGTTATCCTTAGGCTTCTCTAGTGTATTTAGGGGTGAGCTGCCAGTAACAGGTACCTTTGATTAAGTTTAGTTTGTTAGAATCAGTATTAACTTTTTCAATCTTCATCAAGGCAGAGCATTCATGAGCATTAAGTCAGATAAATGGATTACCCGCATGGCCCAAGAGCAGCAGATGATCGAGCCTTTTGTTCAAGGGCAGGTACGGCATCAGGGCGCTGAGCGGATTATTTCCTATGGCGTATCTAGTTACGGCTACGATGTACGCTGTGCCGATGAGTTTAAAGTGTTTACCAATATTCATTCGGCTACGGTTGACCCGAAAAATTTTGATGAGCGCAGTTTTGTCGATGTAAAAGGTCCGGTGTGCATTATCCCACCGAACTCCTTTGCCTTGGCCCGCACCGTTGAGTACTTTCGTATTCCGCGTAATGTGTTAACCATTTGCTTAGGTAAAAGTACCTATGCTCGCTGTGGGATTATTGTTAACGTCACGCCTTTGGAGCCTGAGTGGGAAGGCCACGTGACTCTAGAGTTTTCTAATACCACCACTTTGCCAGCAAAAATTTACGCGAATGAAGGGGTGGCACAGATGCTGTTTTTAGAGTCAGATGAGGAGTGCGAGGTTTCTTATAAAGACCGTGGCGGCAAATACCAAGGTCAAACTGGAGTGACCTTACCGCGCACTTAGTCCAGAAAACTAAGCGAATTGCCGACTCTTTAAGTGTTTGTTAATAAAGCGCTTGACAGGTTCGTTAGTAAACACTAGTATACGCGCCGTACTGCAGGATTAGTCTTGCAGACCCAGCGCAGTGGTAGTTCAGCTGGTTAGAATACCGGCCTGTCACGCCGGGGGTCGCGGGTTCGAGTCCCGTCCACTGCGCCAGATTACGAAAACCCGTTAAGTACTTGATACTTAACGGGTTTTTTCGTTTCTGGCTAGCAAAAACCCTGCCTTTTTCCTAAATTATCTATG
The sequence above is a segment of the Thiopseudomonas alkaliphila genome. Coding sequences within it:
- the dcd gene encoding dCTP deaminase, which produces MSIKSDKWITRMAQEQQMIEPFVQGQVRHQGAERIISYGVSSYGYDVRCADEFKVFTNIHSATVDPKNFDERSFVDVKGPVCIIPPNSFALARTVEYFRIPRNVLTICLGKSTYARCGIIVNVTPLEPEWEGHVTLEFSNTTTLPAKIYANEGVAQMLFLESDEECEVSYKDRGGKYQGQTGVTLPRT
- the metG gene encoding methionine--tRNA ligase — translated: MSETRKILVTSALPYANGSIHLGHMLEYIQTDIWVRFQKMRGHECMYICADDAHGSAIMLRAEKEGITPQQLIDAMHAEHEADFSDFLIKFDNFYTTHSPENKELSELIYGKLKANGHIASRNVTQYFDPDKGMFLADRFIKGTCPKCATPDQYGDNCEKCGATYHPTDLKDPYSAISGATPVLKDSEHFFFKLPDFEAMLKSWTRSGTLQDSVANKLAEWLDSGLQEWDISRDAPYFGFEIPGAPNKFFYVWLDAPIGYMASFKNLCARTPSLDFDSYWNPDSTAELYHFIGKDIVNFHALFWPAMLEGAGYRKPTAINVHGYLTVNGAKMSKSRGTFIKARTYLKHLQPEYLRYYYASKLTRGVEDLDLNLEDFIQKVNSDLVGKVVNIASRCAGFIHKGNQGVLSLGADQPELSANFAKAADSVAACYEARDFSKAMREIMALADQANAYIADKAPWALNKQEGKQDEVQAICSLGINLFRQLIILLKPVLPQLASDAEIFLNVAPLSWNDYSTTLVNHQLNPFKPLLTRMEQKDIDALIQSSKEDLLETSTDIDLQVAGNGELEKEPLAAEINFDAFAAVDLRIALIERADFVEGADKLLQLTLDLGGVKRNVFSGIKSAYPDPKALEGRLTLYVANLAPRKMKFGVSEGMVLAAGPGGKEIYLLSPDAGAIPGQRVM
- a CDS encoding serine/threonine protein kinase; protein product: MPQLLSICLSLVLSLTSLSLCAAVKELDAQSYGFPLMNPFSATIAGTPTQLMPELPDYVSIKQKDYTLRLQPERENKLPKNFWPVKNFTYRLAKQDHPAPLIFVIAGTGAHFSATSMEYLKMLFYGAGFHVVQISSPTSYDFIASAAEYATPGFTPLDAKDIYRVMQHIQWQQEDLPVTDYYLTGYSLGALEAAFVDKLDQRKQLFNFKRTLLINPPVNLYASVHNLDRMVEVKLEKNDQSQSFYDLLLEKLTQFFQNRGHLDFSQAVLYDFQKSSQRLSNADMAMLIGSQFRLFAADISFTSDLINRRGLITPLNARITDSTSLTPFLKKAIVCNFECYLHQQLLPFWQIKHNGSNLDDLIAQASLPALQDYLANSSHIAVMHNANDPILTKGDLGFLRQTFNERLYLYPNGGHLGNLTYKVNANHMLEFLGYAK
- the apbC gene encoding iron-sulfur cluster carrier protein ApbC, whose protein sequence is MSITREQIEQALSQLTDPNTGLDPITSGSVKQIELQGARVNVEIELNYAADLFRPGWAQMLQMSLEAVDGVEQAEVSVNSVIPRFQAAKENPALASVKNIIAVASGKGGVGKSTTAANLALALAREGAKVGILDADIYGPSLGLMFGVKPNTRPETIEQKFFVPITAHGVKVMSMAFLTTDDTPMVWRGPMASGALLQLITQTAWGELDYLVVDMPPGTGDIQLTLAQQVPVAGAVIVTTPQDIALIDARKGIEMFAKVNIPVLGVVENMAMHVCSNCGHIEHLFGEGGGVKLAEGYNVELLASLPLSAAIRLQGDAGQPIAGADSESQIAMIYQQLARRVGAEVARKEIKFPEITIA
- a CDS encoding cold-shock protein is translated as MSNRQTGVVKWFNDEKGFGFITPESGEDLFVHFRAIQADGFKTLKEGQQVSFVAARGQKGMQAEEVQVIA